A region from the Streptosporangium sp. NBC_01756 genome encodes:
- a CDS encoding endo-1,4-beta-xylanase: protein MIDKAVPHGRYHMGRSGVRNALVLSTVGVLSAALAVALSAPASAASTLGAAAAEKGRYFGAAVAANHLGESSYATVLDREFNSVTPENEMKWDTVESSRGSFNFGPADQIVNRAQSKGMKVRGHTLVWHSQLPGWVSGLSSASDVRTAMNNHINGVMAHYKGKIHSWDVVNEAYEDGGSGARRNSVFQQRLGNGFIEEAFRTARAADPNAKLCYNDYNTDDANAAKTRAVYNMVSDFKARGVPIDCVGFQSHFNSQSPVPGNYQQNLAQFAALGVDVQITELDIEGSGTAQANSYRSVVNACLAVSRCTGITVWGIPDHYSWRSSGTPLLFDNNYNKKPAYDAVLTALGGSGTTVPTPTPTPTSGGGDCSAGYVGLTFDDGPNPSTTDTLLNTLKANGVRATLFNVGQNAQNNASLVRAQQDAGMWIGNHSWTHPHLTQLSSSQIQSELQQTQQAIQQITGTAPKLFRPPYGETNSTLKSIEQQLGLTEIIWDVDSQDWNGASTAQIVQAAGTLQNGQIILMHDNYATTIAAIPQIAAGLKSRNLCAGMISPSTGRAVAPTGGTDPTPSPTPTPTPTGGGGCTATISQGQQWSDRFNLSVTVSGTNSWIVTTTVRSPQKIIATWNGTPSWDSSGNVMTMKPNGNGNTFGFTIQHGGNWTWPSVSCRVG from the coding sequence ATGATCGACAAAGCCGTCCCGCACGGCAGGTATCACATGGGCCGCTCGGGTGTTCGAAACGCGCTCGTTCTCAGCACCGTCGGTGTCCTCAGCGCAGCTCTTGCCGTGGCCCTGTCCGCCCCGGCCAGCGCAGCCAGCACACTCGGCGCGGCCGCCGCCGAGAAGGGCCGTTACTTCGGCGCCGCCGTCGCCGCCAACCACCTCGGCGAATCGTCGTACGCCACCGTGCTCGACCGTGAGTTCAACTCCGTCACCCCCGAGAACGAGATGAAGTGGGACACGGTCGAGTCCTCCCGCGGCTCGTTCAACTTCGGGCCCGCCGACCAGATCGTCAACCGCGCACAGAGCAAGGGCATGAAGGTCCGCGGCCACACCCTGGTGTGGCACTCGCAGCTGCCCGGCTGGGTCAGTGGCCTCTCCTCCGCGAGCGACGTGCGCACCGCGATGAACAACCACATCAACGGCGTGATGGCCCACTACAAGGGCAAGATCCACTCCTGGGACGTGGTGAACGAGGCGTACGAGGACGGCGGCAGCGGGGCCCGGCGCAACTCGGTCTTCCAGCAGCGCCTCGGCAACGGCTTCATCGAAGAGGCCTTCAGGACCGCCCGGGCCGCCGACCCCAACGCCAAGCTCTGCTACAACGACTACAACACCGACGACGCCAACGCCGCCAAGACCAGGGCCGTCTACAACATGGTCAGTGACTTCAAGGCCCGCGGCGTGCCGATCGACTGCGTCGGCTTCCAGTCCCACTTCAACAGCCAGTCCCCGGTCCCGGGCAACTACCAGCAGAATCTCGCGCAGTTCGCCGCCCTCGGCGTCGACGTGCAGATCACCGAGCTGGACATCGAAGGCTCCGGCACCGCCCAGGCCAACAGCTACCGGTCGGTCGTCAACGCCTGCCTGGCGGTGTCGCGCTGTACGGGCATCACGGTCTGGGGCATCCCCGACCACTACTCATGGCGCAGCAGCGGTACCCCGCTGCTCTTCGACAACAACTACAACAAGAAGCCGGCCTACGACGCGGTCCTCACGGCCCTCGGCGGCTCCGGCACCACCGTGCCCACCCCCACCCCGACCCCCACGTCCGGCGGCGGCGACTGCAGCGCCGGATACGTCGGCCTGACCTTCGACGACGGACCCAACCCCAGCACCACCGACACGCTGCTGAACACGTTGAAGGCGAACGGGGTGCGGGCCACGCTGTTCAATGTCGGCCAGAACGCCCAGAACAACGCGTCGCTGGTCAGAGCCCAGCAGGACGCCGGGATGTGGATCGGCAACCACAGCTGGACCCACCCGCACCTGACCCAGCTGAGCAGCTCACAGATCCAGTCGGAACTCCAGCAGACCCAGCAGGCCATCCAGCAGATCACCGGAACCGCGCCGAAGCTGTTCCGGCCGCCGTACGGGGAGACCAACTCCACGCTCAAGTCGATCGAGCAGCAGCTCGGCCTCACTGAGATCATCTGGGATGTCGACTCGCAGGACTGGAACGGTGCGAGCACTGCCCAGATCGTGCAGGCCGCCGGCACCCTGCAGAACGGCCAGATCATCCTCATGCACGACAACTACGCGACGACGATCGCTGCGATTCCGCAGATCGCCGCGGGCCTGAAGAGCCGCAACCTGTGCGCCGGCATGATCTCGCCGTCGACCGGCAGGGCCGTCGCACCGACCGGCGGCACCGATCCCACGCCTTCGCCGACTCCCACGCCGACCCCGACCGGCGGTGGCGGCTGCACGGCCACCATCTCCCAGGGGCAGCAGTGGAGCGACCGGTTCAATCTGTCGGTCACGGTCTCGGGCACCAACTCGTGGATCGTCACAACGACGGTGCGCAGCCCGCAGAAGATCATCGCTACCTGGAACGGCACCCCGAGCTGGGACTCAAGCGGCAACGTCATGACGATGAAGCCCAACGGCAACGGGAACACCTTCGGCTTCACGATCCAGCACGGCGGGAACTGGACCTGGCCGTCCGTCTCCTGCCGCGTGGGCTGA
- the egtC gene encoding ergothioneine biosynthesis protein EgtC, producing MCRHAAWLGPPRSLTSLIHEPGYGLLRQSYAPRLQRYGTVNADGFGIGWYDDATGPEPVRYRRAVPIWTDANLPGLARAARSGCLLAAVRSATVGMPIEETATAPFADGPWLLSHNGRVEREAVRELADDAESSCDSAWLAAAVFVRRRLGHPLGDALAEVVVHAGTKDPEARLNLLACDGTSIAATVWGDTLFLRLDDGVLVASEPLDDRSGWQAVPERSLVLASPAGVRIQPL from the coding sequence ATGTGCCGTCACGCGGCCTGGCTGGGTCCGCCCCGCAGCCTCACCTCACTGATCCACGAGCCCGGGTACGGCCTGCTCCGGCAGTCCTACGCCCCGCGACTGCAGCGCTACGGCACGGTCAACGCCGACGGTTTCGGCATCGGCTGGTACGACGACGCCACCGGCCCGGAACCCGTCCGCTACCGGCGCGCGGTCCCCATCTGGACGGACGCCAACCTGCCCGGTCTCGCCCGGGCCGCCCGCTCGGGCTGCCTGCTGGCCGCCGTACGGTCGGCCACCGTCGGCATGCCGATCGAGGAGACGGCGACCGCGCCCTTCGCCGACGGACCGTGGCTGCTCAGCCACAACGGCCGCGTCGAGCGGGAGGCGGTGCGGGAACTCGCCGACGACGCGGAGAGCTCCTGCGACTCGGCCTGGCTCGCCGCCGCTGTGTTCGTACGGCGGCGCCTGGGCCACCCGCTCGGCGACGCGCTGGCGGAGGTCGTCGTCCATGCCGGGACGAAGGATCCCGAGGCCCGCCTGAACCTGCTCGCCTGCGACGGCACGTCGATCGCGGCGACCGTCTGGGGCGACACACTCTTCCTCCGTCTCGACGACGGCGTGCTCGTGGCGAGCGAGCCGCTGGACGACCGGTCCGGCTGGCAGGCCGTACCGGAGCGGAGCCTGGTCCTCGCCTCACCCGCCGGCGTGCGCATCCAGCCGCTGTGA
- a CDS encoding PadR family transcriptional regulator, translating to MPRGSSEVSEPMYFVLATLLDGPLHGHAIIKRVAELSGGRVKPSVGTLYGVLDRLAANAVIVVDREETVDGRRRRYFRITDSGGALVRAEAERMHEAASVVRGRALGAFFA from the coding sequence ATGCCAAGAGGATCATCAGAAGTCAGCGAGCCGATGTACTTCGTCCTCGCCACGCTCCTGGACGGCCCGCTGCACGGCCATGCGATCATCAAGCGCGTCGCCGAGCTCTCGGGAGGACGCGTCAAGCCGTCCGTGGGCACCCTCTACGGCGTCCTGGATCGGCTGGCCGCCAACGCCGTGATCGTCGTGGACCGCGAGGAGACCGTGGACGGGCGCAGGCGGCGCTACTTCCGGATCACCGACTCGGGCGGCGCGCTGGTCCGGGCGGAGGCCGAGCGCATGCACGAGGCCGCCTCGGTGGTCAGGGGCCGCGCCCTGGGGGCGTTTTTCGCATGA
- a CDS encoding asparaginase has protein sequence MKRVLLLATGDTIAHSRRPPHVASGAELLAALPSAAPAVEVVAEDVMAEPSWDTSPSTMLGLARRARSAILERGFDGVVITHGVDTLEDTAFLTDLLAGRAAERGGIVLTGAVHPMDDPSADGPRNLAASLAAAADPALRGAGAVVCVADGLHAARWATLADATSVAGFSSAPHPVLGHVTDGKVELRAVPPPRPPVTAGDPETDVALIKTYPGMDPVLLTAVVDAGARGVVLEGTGTANVPVDLFTTIGELTEWGIPVVVASRSRTREVPLDDLPLGSGLAGKMGAIGARGLPPSKARCALMVALGAGGVAAVRDWFARL, from the coding sequence GTGAAGCGCGTGCTGCTGCTGGCGACCGGTGACACTATCGCCCACTCCCGCCGTCCCCCGCACGTCGCATCCGGGGCCGAACTGCTGGCGGCCCTACCGTCGGCCGCGCCGGCGGTCGAGGTGGTGGCCGAGGACGTGATGGCGGAGCCCAGCTGGGACACCTCACCCTCGACCATGCTGGGACTGGCCCGCCGCGCCCGTTCGGCCATCCTTGAGCGGGGGTTCGACGGTGTCGTGATCACCCATGGCGTCGACACCCTGGAGGACACCGCGTTCCTCACCGACCTGCTCGCGGGCCGCGCGGCGGAGCGCGGCGGGATCGTCCTGACCGGCGCCGTGCACCCGATGGACGACCCGTCGGCCGACGGCCCGCGCAATCTGGCCGCGTCCCTGGCCGCCGCCGCCGATCCCGCGTTGCGCGGCGCCGGCGCCGTCGTGTGCGTCGCCGACGGGCTGCACGCCGCCCGCTGGGCCACCCTGGCCGACGCCACGAGTGTGGCGGGCTTCTCCTCGGCGCCCCACCCGGTGCTGGGGCACGTGACCGACGGGAAGGTCGAGCTGCGGGCCGTACCGCCGCCCCGGCCACCGGTGACGGCGGGGGATCCGGAGACGGACGTGGCCCTGATCAAGACCTACCCGGGGATGGATCCCGTGCTGCTCACCGCGGTCGTGGACGCCGGCGCCCGGGGAGTCGTGCTGGAGGGCACCGGTACGGCCAACGTGCCGGTCGATCTCTTCACGACGATCGGCGAGCTGACGGAGTGGGGCATCCCGGTGGTCGTCGCCTCCCGGAGCCGCACGCGCGAGGTTCCGCTCGACGACCTGCCCCTCGGCTCGGGCCTGGCGGGGAAGATGGGGGCGATCGGAGCCCGCGGTCTCCCGCCCTCGAAGGCGCGCTGCGCGCTGATGGTCGCCCTCGGGGCGGGCGGGGTGGCGGCCGTGCGCGACTGGTTCGCCAGGCTCTGA
- a CDS encoding anti-sigma factor family protein, whose product MKRFSCDESVELVTAYLEDGLDGPTRDRFAEHLGACEGCARYLAQFRTTLVALGDLQSEGLPGETRERLLSAFRERRRP is encoded by the coding sequence GTGAAGCGGTTCAGCTGCGACGAGTCGGTGGAGCTCGTCACCGCCTACCTGGAGGACGGGCTCGACGGGCCCACCCGCGACCGGTTCGCCGAGCACCTCGGCGCCTGCGAGGGCTGTGCCCGCTACCTCGCCCAGTTCCGCACCACCCTCGTCGCCCTCGGCGACCTGCAATCCGAAGGCCTGCCCGGTGAGACGCGCGAGCGGCTACTGTCCGCCTTCCGGGAAAGAAGGCGTCCCTGA
- a CDS encoding anti-sigma factor family protein, translating to MRAGSRWGRTTGCREAAGLVTDYLEGELPAGRRRSLEGHLASCAECAVHLEQIRVTVRVLGCLGTGVVPDRVLSRLCGAFLGSGTPSFPEGGQ from the coding sequence ATGCGAGCCGGATCGCGATGGGGGCGGACGACCGGCTGCCGGGAGGCTGCGGGGCTCGTCACGGACTACCTCGAAGGGGAGCTGCCCGCCGGTCGGCGGCGATCCCTCGAAGGCCATCTGGCCTCATGCGCCGAGTGCGCCGTTCATCTGGAGCAGATCCGGGTGACGGTCCGGGTGCTCGGCTGCCTCGGGACGGGAGTCGTCCCCGATCGGGTGCTCAGCAGGTTGTGCGGTGCCTTTCTCGGTTCAGGGACGCCTTCTTTCCCGGAAGGCGGACAGTAG
- a CDS encoding DNA-binding response regulator produces MSVVTTVRGEEELFARTAHLFATASEITCAARDLNTWAATKRAPDSLVQVTEPKMRKLYQSGMLLHPPTAQHVHTAAAHGAQVRVTQDDINETVIIDRRFAILAGDLSEGRRSYGVVTEAAVVQNIQSLFDAAWRSATELAVYRAQHADLTTLAPQVMELLASGCKDESAARTLGLGVRTYRRRVAELMTALGAESRFQAGVRARELGLI; encoded by the coding sequence ATGAGTGTGGTAACCACCGTCCGCGGCGAGGAGGAGCTGTTCGCGCGCACGGCCCACCTGTTCGCGACGGCCAGTGAGATCACGTGCGCGGCGCGGGACCTGAACACGTGGGCGGCGACCAAGCGTGCGCCGGACAGCCTCGTCCAGGTGACGGAGCCGAAGATGCGGAAGCTGTACCAGTCGGGGATGCTGCTGCACCCGCCGACCGCGCAACACGTGCACACGGCCGCCGCGCACGGCGCCCAGGTCCGCGTCACGCAGGACGACATCAATGAAACGGTCATCATCGACCGCCGCTTCGCGATCCTCGCCGGTGATCTCAGCGAGGGCCGGCGCAGCTACGGTGTGGTGACCGAGGCCGCGGTGGTGCAGAACATCCAGTCGCTCTTCGACGCCGCCTGGCGGTCCGCGACGGAACTGGCGGTTTACCGTGCGCAGCACGCTGACCTGACCACGCTCGCGCCCCAAGTGATGGAGCTGCTGGCGTCGGGCTGTAAGGACGAGAGCGCGGCGCGGACGCTGGGCCTCGGTGTGCGCACCTACCGCCGCCGGGTGGCGGAACTGATGACGGCGCTGGGCGCCGAGTCCCGCTTCCAGGCAGGCGTCCGAGCCCGCGAACTGGGCCTGATCTAG
- the egtA gene encoding ergothioneine biosynthesis glutamate--cysteine ligase EgtA encodes MTDLAAEETLVRDISDVEDFARGCFLGPAGDQVGVELEFLVFDREDPGRQVPVARTADALPPLSGGSRVTFEPGGQLELSGPAGPLPEAIAGLTADVDATRAALREAGLVLAGVGLDPIRPARRQLRLPRYEAMAAFLGMPYGALMMCSTTSIQVNLDLGERPAVRWERAHLLGPVLMAAFANSPLSEGRPCGWMSGRQAVWENLDRTRTAPVPASADPAAAWAAYLLDARLMLVREEGERLRVIRDGSTFRDWLTAPTRPLTLVDLAYHATTIFPPVRPRGWLEIRYLDAQHPANWPVCVAVTHALVTDDRAADAAMDAVEPYAAMWPQAARRGLADPGLRRAAETCFRAALAAMPRLGVSAALTREVAAFADRHVTPGRPPAMDLLELAKGPARRLPAWFTEEGQV; translated from the coding sequence ATGACCGATCTGGCCGCCGAGGAGACTCTGGTCCGGGATATCTCGGACGTGGAGGATTTCGCCCGAGGCTGCTTCCTCGGCCCCGCCGGGGACCAGGTGGGAGTCGAGCTGGAGTTCCTGGTCTTCGACCGCGAGGATCCCGGCCGTCAGGTACCGGTGGCCAGGACCGCCGACGCCCTGCCACCGCTGTCCGGCGGGAGCCGGGTGACCTTCGAGCCGGGCGGCCAGCTTGAGCTCTCCGGCCCGGCCGGACCGCTGCCGGAGGCGATCGCCGGCCTCACCGCCGACGTCGACGCCACGCGCGCGGCCCTGCGGGAGGCGGGCCTGGTGCTGGCCGGGGTGGGCCTCGATCCGATACGGCCGGCGCGACGACAGCTGCGCCTGCCCCGCTACGAGGCGATGGCCGCGTTCCTCGGCATGCCGTACGGGGCGCTGATGATGTGCTCGACGACGTCGATCCAGGTCAACCTGGATCTGGGAGAGCGGCCCGCGGTGCGGTGGGAGCGCGCGCACCTGCTGGGACCCGTGCTGATGGCGGCCTTCGCCAACTCACCGCTCAGCGAGGGCCGGCCGTGCGGGTGGATGTCGGGCCGCCAGGCGGTGTGGGAGAACCTCGACCGCACCCGGACGGCCCCCGTTCCGGCGTCCGCCGACCCCGCCGCGGCCTGGGCCGCCTACCTGCTCGACGCCCGGCTGATGCTCGTGCGCGAGGAGGGGGAGCGGTTACGTGTCATCCGCGACGGTTCGACCTTCCGTGACTGGCTGACCGCGCCCACCCGCCCGCTGACCCTGGTGGATCTGGCCTACCACGCCACGACGATCTTCCCTCCGGTGCGGCCTCGCGGCTGGCTGGAGATCCGCTACCTCGACGCCCAGCACCCGGCGAACTGGCCGGTGTGCGTGGCGGTGACCCACGCCCTCGTGACGGACGACCGCGCGGCGGACGCGGCGATGGACGCGGTCGAACCGTACGCGGCGATGTGGCCGCAGGCGGCGCGGCGCGGCCTGGCAGACCCCGGGCTGCGGAGGGCGGCCGAGACCTGCTTCCGGGCCGCCCTGGCGGCGATGCCCCGCCTGGGCGTGTCCGCGGCCCTGACCCGTGAGGTGGCCGCGTTCGCCGACCGTCACGTGACCCCCGGCCGCCCGCCGGCCATGGACCTGCTGGAACTGGCGAAAGGGCCGGCCCGGCGTCTGCCGGCCTGGTTTACCGAGGAAGGACAGGTATGA
- a CDS encoding transcriptional regulator, whose product MTVVREPADGFDATIHAPNRLRVCALLDAVTEVEFSAVQERLDVSASVLSKHVSVLIEAGYVKQRKATRDTRQRVWLQFTPAGRAAYQAHVAALRAIVGK is encoded by the coding sequence ATGACGGTCGTGCGCGAGCCCGCGGACGGCTTCGACGCGACGATCCACGCACCGAACCGGCTGCGCGTCTGCGCCCTGCTGGACGCGGTGACCGAGGTGGAGTTCAGTGCGGTCCAGGAACGGCTCGACGTCAGCGCCTCGGTGCTCAGCAAGCATGTGAGCGTGCTGATCGAGGCGGGCTACGTCAAGCAGCGCAAGGCCACCCGCGACACCCGGCAGCGCGTGTGGCTCCAGTTCACCCCCGCCGGTCGCGCCGCCTACCAGGCCCACGTCGCCGCCCTCCGAGCGATCGTCGGTAAATAA
- the egtB gene encoding ergothioneine biosynthesis protein EgtB, giving the protein MSDFKERIATELTAVRNRSLAYTDTEDDLLLRQHSPLMSPLVWDLAHVGNYEELWVLREAGGITPLRPEIDDLYDAFKHPRANRPSLPMLGPVEARHYIEGVRGRVLDVLDSIDLHGPDPLHRDGFVFGLVIQHEHQHDETMLATLQLSKEPGLVRDGVLPPGRVTGEEEVFVPSGSFLMGTDVQPWAYDNERPAYRIHLPGYWIDRFPVGNGAYAAFIEDGGYDDPHWWAPEGWRWRQESRATAPLFWTREGGTWWRTRFGRTEPVPMEEPVQHVCWYEADAYARWAGRRLPTEAEWEKACGWDAAAGRARTYPWGDDVPRPDRANLGHRAARPAPLGAFPAGASPYGAEQMIGDVWEWTDSVFLPYPGFRSFPYREYSEVFFGKDYRVLRGGSWAADPAAVRTTFRNWDHPIRRQIFSGFRCARSASPEEV; this is encoded by the coding sequence ATGAGCGACTTCAAGGAACGGATCGCCACGGAGCTGACCGCGGTGCGGAACCGGTCACTGGCCTACACCGACACCGAGGACGACCTGCTCCTGCGGCAGCACTCGCCGCTGATGTCCCCGCTGGTGTGGGACCTGGCGCACGTGGGCAACTACGAGGAGCTGTGGGTGCTGCGGGAGGCCGGGGGGATCACCCCGCTGCGGCCCGAGATCGACGATCTGTACGACGCGTTCAAGCACCCTCGCGCGAACCGCCCGAGCCTGCCCATGCTGGGCCCGGTCGAGGCGCGCCACTACATCGAGGGCGTACGCGGCCGGGTGCTGGACGTCCTCGACTCGATCGACCTGCACGGCCCCGACCCGCTCCATCGGGACGGCTTCGTCTTCGGCCTGGTGATCCAGCACGAGCACCAGCACGACGAGACGATGCTCGCCACCCTGCAACTGTCCAAGGAGCCCGGGCTGGTCCGCGACGGCGTCCTGCCTCCCGGCAGGGTCACCGGCGAGGAGGAGGTGTTCGTCCCCTCGGGCTCCTTCCTGATGGGCACCGACGTCCAGCCGTGGGCCTACGACAACGAGCGTCCCGCCTACCGGATCCACCTGCCCGGCTACTGGATCGACCGCTTCCCGGTCGGCAACGGCGCCTATGCCGCCTTCATCGAGGACGGCGGCTACGACGATCCACACTGGTGGGCACCGGAGGGCTGGCGGTGGCGGCAGGAGAGCCGCGCCACCGCCCCGCTGTTCTGGACCAGGGAGGGCGGCACCTGGTGGCGCACCCGCTTCGGCCGGACCGAGCCGGTGCCCATGGAGGAGCCCGTCCAGCACGTGTGCTGGTACGAGGCCGACGCCTACGCCCGCTGGGCCGGCAGGCGGCTGCCCACCGAGGCCGAGTGGGAGAAGGCCTGCGGCTGGGACGCGGCGGCCGGACGGGCGCGGACGTACCCGTGGGGTGACGACGTTCCCCGGCCCGACCGGGCGAACCTCGGCCACCGGGCGGCCCGGCCCGCTCCGCTCGGTGCCTTCCCCGCCGGGGCGAGCCCCTACGGCGCCGAGCAGATGATCGGGGACGTGTGGGAGTGGACCGACTCGGTCTTCCTGCCCTACCCCGGTTTCCGCAGCTTCCCCTACCGCGAGTACAGCGAGGTCTTCTTCGGCAAGGACTACCGGGTGCTCCGCGGCGGGTCCTGGGCGGCCGACCCGGCCGCGGTCCGCACGACGTTCAGGAACTGGGACCATCCGATCCGGCGGCAGATCTTCTCCGGTTTCCGCTGCGCCCGGTCCGCCTCCCCGGAGGAGGTGTAG
- a CDS encoding oxidoreductase produces MTTSIDATAAGTWQLGDRTVNRMGFGAMRLAQRSDGTPSDRETAKKVLRRAIELGVNHIDTAAFYFSATRAANELINSALAPYPDDLVITTKVGPGRDPAGDFLHVSTKKALRGQVEENIRQLGLDHLDVVNFRLGQSLDRGEGSLAEGFGALAELQQEGLVRHLGISNITADHLNEALDIAPVVCVQNQYGLSTRREDDALVELCAEHGIAFVPFFAIAGGTEQAAVSEVAKAHGVSEAQVRLAWTLHKGPNVLAIPGTGNPAHLEENIGAAGLRLSDDDLSRLNTIE; encoded by the coding sequence ATGACCACATCGATCGACGCCACGGCTGCGGGCACCTGGCAACTGGGCGACCGTACCGTCAACCGCATGGGCTTCGGCGCCATGCGTCTCGCACAGCGTTCCGACGGCACGCCCAGTGACCGCGAGACCGCCAAGAAAGTCCTGCGCAGGGCCATCGAACTGGGCGTCAACCACATTGACACAGCCGCGTTCTACTTCTCCGCGACCCGCGCCGCCAACGAGCTGATCAACAGCGCGCTCGCGCCCTACCCGGATGATTTGGTGATCACCACCAAGGTCGGCCCCGGTCGCGACCCGGCGGGCGATTTCCTGCATGTGAGCACCAAGAAGGCGCTTCGCGGCCAGGTCGAGGAGAACATCCGCCAGCTCGGGCTCGACCATCTCGACGTCGTCAACTTCCGTCTCGGGCAGAGTCTCGACCGCGGTGAGGGGTCGCTGGCCGAGGGATTCGGCGCGCTCGCCGAACTTCAGCAGGAAGGTCTCGTTCGGCACCTCGGTATCTCCAACATCACCGCCGACCACCTGAATGAGGCACTCGACATCGCGCCGGTCGTGTGCGTCCAGAACCAGTACGGACTCTCTACACGCCGCGAGGACGACGCGCTGGTCGAGCTCTGCGCCGAGCACGGCATCGCGTTCGTGCCGTTCTTCGCCATCGCCGGCGGCACCGAACAGGCCGCGGTCAGCGAGGTCGCGAAGGCGCACGGCGTCAGTGAAGCGCAGGTCAGGCTCGCGTGGACGCTCCACAAGGGACCGAACGTGCTCGCCATCCCCGGCACCGGCAACCCGGCGCACCTCGAGGAGAACATCGGGGCCGCCGGGTTGCGCCTGAGCGACGACGACCTGTCCCGCTTGAACACGATCGAGTGA
- a CDS encoding RNA polymerase sigma factor produces the protein MEPLPGGGLPPDDVVVAALRAGDETMFAALLDTWSRGMLWLARSHVSTSDSAEEIVQDTWLAVIRGIDGFEGRSSVKTWVYRILVNTAKKRGVRENRTVPWSSVFEQERPTVDRARFQGVGDPLPGSWKELPAVWPTPEGEVLAAEVRGRIAAALAELPPRQRAVITLRDVEGCTSEEVCEILEISAANQRVLLHRARASVRGRLEEYFETARRSA, from the coding sequence GTGGAGCCCTTGCCGGGCGGTGGACTGCCCCCGGACGACGTCGTCGTCGCGGCGCTGCGCGCCGGGGACGAAACGATGTTCGCGGCCCTGCTGGACACCTGGTCGCGGGGGATGCTCTGGCTGGCCCGATCGCACGTGTCCACCAGCGACTCGGCGGAGGAGATCGTCCAGGACACCTGGCTGGCGGTGATCCGGGGAATCGACGGCTTCGAGGGCCGCTCGTCGGTCAAGACCTGGGTCTACCGGATCCTGGTCAACACGGCCAAGAAACGGGGCGTGCGGGAGAACCGCACGGTCCCGTGGAGCAGCGTCTTCGAGCAGGAGCGACCGACGGTCGACCGTGCACGCTTCCAGGGCGTGGGCGACCCCCTTCCCGGATCCTGGAAGGAACTCCCCGCCGTCTGGCCGACTCCGGAGGGCGAGGTGCTCGCGGCGGAGGTACGCGGCCGGATCGCGGCGGCCCTGGCCGAGCTCCCCCCCAGGCAGCGAGCGGTGATCACCCTCCGCGACGTCGAGGGGTGCACATCCGAGGAGGTCTGCGAGATCCTGGAGATCTCCGCGGCCAACCAGCGTGTCCTGCTGCACCGCGCCCGCGCGTCGGTGCGCGGGCGGCTGGAGGAGTACTTCGAGACGGCGAGGCGGTCGGCGTAG
- the egtD gene encoding L-histidine N(alpha)-methyltransferase yields the protein MSVSQSAVHLVNHLDPDYLRQALEHDVRTGLASAPKWLPPKWFYDAAGSELFSQITRLPEYYPTRRELAILRREAVDIAARSGADTLVELGSGTSEKTVLLLDALSVTGTLRTYTPVDVDAVTLGDAAQRLTVRYPDLTVRAVCADFERHLALLPRRGRRMVAFLGGTIGNLDPAAREVFLKELRATLRPGDTFLLGADLVKDTGRLVAAYDDAAGVTAAFNRNVLRVVNRELDADFEPDAFEHVAIYDLRSDWIEMRLRATRAMDVRVDGLGLTVSFADGEEMRTEISAKFRPEGLRRELTAAGFTVLHHYTDPTEDFSLVLAGV from the coding sequence GTGTCCGTCAGCCAGTCAGCCGTACACCTGGTCAACCACCTCGATCCCGACTACCTGCGCCAGGCGCTCGAACACGACGTCCGCACCGGGCTGGCGTCGGCACCCAAATGGCTGCCGCCCAAATGGTTCTACGACGCGGCGGGCAGCGAGCTGTTCTCCCAGATCACCCGGCTGCCGGAGTACTATCCGACCCGTCGCGAGCTGGCCATCCTGCGCAGGGAGGCGGTGGACATCGCGGCGCGCAGCGGCGCGGACACCCTGGTCGAGCTCGGCTCGGGGACCAGCGAGAAGACCGTCCTGCTGCTGGACGCGCTCTCCGTCACGGGGACGCTGCGCACCTACACGCCGGTGGACGTCGACGCGGTCACCCTGGGCGATGCCGCGCAGCGGCTCACCGTCCGCTATCCCGACCTGACCGTGCGGGCGGTCTGCGCCGACTTCGAGCGCCATCTGGCCCTGCTGCCCCGCCGGGGGCGGCGGATGGTGGCTTTTCTCGGCGGCACGATCGGCAACCTCGATCCGGCGGCACGCGAGGTGTTCCTCAAGGAGCTGCGCGCCACCCTGCGGCCCGGGGACACCTTCCTGCTCGGCGCCGACCTGGTCAAGGACACCGGGCGGCTGGTCGCGGCCTACGACGACGCGGCCGGGGTGACCGCCGCCTTCAACCGGAACGTCCTGCGGGTGGTCAACCGGGAACTGGACGCCGACTTCGAGCCGGACGCCTTCGAGCACGTCGCGATCTACGACCTGCGCAGCGACTGGATCGAGATGCGGCTGCGCGCGACCCGCGCCATGGACGTGCGGGTCGACGGTCTCGGCCTGACCGTCTCCTTCGCCGACGGGGAGGAGATGCGCACCGAGATCAGCGCCAAGTTCCGCCCCGAGGGCCTGCGGCGGGAGCTCACCGCGGCCGGGTTCACGGTGCTCCACCACTACACCGACCCCACCGAGGACTTCAGTCTGGTGCTGGCCGGGGTGTGA